One window of the Streptomyces sp. ITFR-21 genome contains the following:
- a CDS encoding LacI family DNA-binding transcriptional regulator — translation MRRPTMKDVARAAGVSPMTVSRVVSGEAAVSPGTAAKVEQAVRRLGYQRNDNARHLRQKRPGTATIGLVVDDLANPFYALLARSVEDEAHRRGYVVLVASTNDEPRREREVIAAFTARQVDGLIIVPTVGGHGFLEQPMAAGTRVVCVDRPAEGLDVDTVTVDNRAGAQRAVTHLLDRGHRRIAYLGDRYEIWTQRERYTGYLAALAAHGIPEDQPLVRHGLRSRAAAGAALAELRELPQPPTAVFTSNDLITLGVLDGLDHPARIAVVGFDDLPLAERLSPPLTVVSQDPAALGGTAADLVFSRIAGDRSAPRDVVLLTRLVVRGSGELPAPG, via the coding sequence GTGAGGCGCCCGACGATGAAGGACGTGGCCCGCGCCGCGGGCGTCAGCCCGATGACCGTCTCCCGGGTCGTCTCGGGTGAGGCCGCAGTGAGCCCCGGCACCGCCGCGAAGGTCGAGCAGGCGGTCCGCCGGCTCGGCTACCAGCGCAACGACAACGCCCGCCACTTGCGGCAGAAGCGCCCGGGCACCGCCACCATCGGCCTGGTCGTCGACGACCTCGCCAACCCGTTCTACGCCCTGCTGGCCCGCTCGGTGGAGGACGAGGCACACCGCCGCGGCTATGTGGTGCTGGTCGCCAGCACCAACGACGAGCCCCGCCGCGAGCGCGAGGTCATCGCCGCCTTCACCGCCCGCCAGGTGGACGGCCTGATCATCGTGCCCACCGTCGGCGGCCACGGCTTCCTCGAACAGCCCATGGCGGCCGGCACCCGGGTGGTGTGCGTGGACCGCCCCGCCGAGGGCCTGGACGTGGACACCGTCACCGTCGACAACCGGGCCGGCGCCCAGCGCGCCGTCACCCACCTGCTCGACCGGGGCCACCGCCGGATCGCCTACCTCGGCGACCGGTACGAGATATGGACGCAAAGGGAGCGCTACACGGGCTATCTCGCCGCGCTCGCCGCACACGGCATACCCGAGGACCAACCGCTGGTCCGGCACGGCCTGCGCTCGCGCGCCGCGGCCGGCGCCGCGCTGGCCGAGCTGCGCGAACTGCCGCAGCCGCCGACCGCCGTGTTCACCAGCAACGACCTGATCACCCTCGGGGTGCTCGACGGACTCGACCACCCCGCGCGGATCGCGGTCGTCGGCTTCGACGACCTGCCGCTGGCCGAACGGCTCAGCCCACCGCTGACCGTGGTCAGCCAGGACCCGGCGGCGCTCGGCGGCACCGCGGCGGACCTGGTCTTCTCCCGGATAGCCGGCGACCGTTCGGCGCCCCGGGACGTGGTGCTGCTCACCCGGCTGGTGGTACGCGGATCGGGCGAGCTGCCGGCGCCCGGTTGA
- a CDS encoding GH92 family glycosyl hydrolase, whose protein sequence is MLPAVFRSRTAGAVSALLLAALGVGGLAQAPAHAAAPHPAPARAASAPALTQYADPFVGTDDSSAPNPVPGGAGGSTYPGAVVPFGGVQFSPDTPTGSPSGYRYSDTSIEDFSLTHFDGAGCPNDEDLPLLPITGGVGTSPGSDWTAYASPYTKANETAVPGYYQNRLDRYATGVELTATTRTGMGRLTYPSSTSAGLLINTSRSATGNRAGSVQVNGSEITGSVTAGGFCGSSKTYPIYFDIRFDRAPTAHGTWNGGTVSANSASTSGTNTGAWVTFDTTGSATVQFKVGLSYVSTAGAQANLTAENSGWDFGAVRSAADGAWNAILNRAQVSGGSTTDLKKFYTALYHVFQSPNISSDVSGDYRGFDNAVHNSSRPVYQNYSGWDIYRSWAALIALIAPAEASDIANSMVLDGQQGGLLPKWSQQTNEDFVMTGDPGPIIVSSLYAFGTRGFDTAAALSLMEKASNGGTTQGSPIRGNQSSYTALHYLSGAPSDSLEYSASDFAVAQFAKALGDTAGYSTHMTRAQWWRNTYGAESGYVQPRNSDGSWVWPLDPAGQSNFTEGNAAQYTWMVPYDYADLINDMGGRHTAVQRLDHHFTQVNAGQTLPYYYIGNEPEHGVPWAYDFARNPAGASDAVRKVMSESYTTGAGGLPGNDDLGATSAWYVWAALGLYPVTPGADTLAVSGPQFPSVLLQRPGGNITVNAAGSGTYVQGLTVNGTATSHSYLRYPDVAAGATLDFTMGATPGTAWGTGASDVPPSFQDGATAVPAAPEPGTDLAQGRPVTGSASCATAESADKAVDGSLRNNSKWCSKTANATLQVDLGSAQTVSSFVVEHAGLGGENTGWNTGAFQIQTSTDAATWTTAATVAGSRSSRTYNTASPRQARYVRLVVSQPANAAGTGSDAARIYELEVYGGGQSDLALGRAATGSDPCGSTETADKAVNGSYSGGTGDKWCSKAAGTKTLTVDLGASHTLSSLTVRHSGAGGEDPAWDTRDFDLAVSPDGTAWTTVAQVRGNTADSTTSQVGANARWVRLSVITPTQNGDPAARIYELEVYGS, encoded by the coding sequence GTGCTTCCTGCCGTGTTCCGCTCCCGAACCGCGGGCGCCGTCAGCGCCCTGTTACTGGCCGCGCTCGGTGTCGGCGGCCTCGCCCAGGCCCCGGCCCACGCCGCCGCGCCCCACCCGGCGCCGGCCCGCGCCGCCTCGGCCCCGGCCCTTACCCAGTACGCCGACCCGTTCGTCGGCACCGACGACAGCTCCGCGCCGAACCCGGTGCCCGGCGGCGCGGGCGGCAGTACGTACCCGGGCGCGGTGGTGCCCTTCGGCGGGGTGCAGTTCAGCCCGGACACACCGACCGGCTCGCCCTCCGGCTACCGCTACTCCGACACCTCCATCGAGGACTTCAGCCTCACCCACTTCGACGGCGCCGGCTGCCCCAACGACGAGGACCTGCCGCTGCTGCCGATCACCGGCGGTGTCGGCACCTCGCCCGGCAGCGACTGGACCGCGTACGCGTCGCCGTACACCAAGGCCAACGAGACGGCGGTGCCCGGCTACTACCAAAACCGGCTGGACAGGTACGCCACCGGCGTGGAGCTGACCGCCACCACCCGCACCGGCATGGGGCGGCTGACCTACCCGTCGTCCACCTCGGCCGGGCTGCTGATCAACACCAGCCGCAGCGCCACCGGGAACCGCGCCGGCTCGGTGCAGGTCAACGGCTCCGAGATCACCGGCAGCGTCACCGCCGGCGGCTTCTGCGGCTCGTCGAAGACGTACCCGATCTACTTCGACATCCGCTTCGACCGCGCCCCGACCGCCCACGGCACCTGGAACGGCGGCACGGTCAGCGCGAACTCGGCGAGCACCAGCGGGACCAACACCGGCGCCTGGGTCACCTTCGACACCACCGGCTCGGCGACCGTGCAGTTCAAGGTCGGCCTGAGCTACGTGAGCACGGCGGGCGCGCAGGCCAACCTGACGGCGGAGAACAGCGGCTGGGACTTCGGCGCGGTCCGCAGCGCCGCCGACGGCGCGTGGAACGCGATCCTCAACCGCGCGCAGGTGAGCGGCGGTTCGACCACCGACCTGAAGAAGTTCTACACCGCGCTCTACCACGTCTTCCAGAGCCCCAACATCTCCAGCGACGTCAGCGGCGACTACCGCGGCTTCGACAACGCGGTGCACAACTCCTCCCGCCCGGTCTACCAGAACTACTCCGGATGGGACATCTACCGCTCCTGGGCGGCGCTGATCGCGCTGATCGCGCCGGCGGAGGCGAGCGACATCGCCAACTCGATGGTGCTGGACGGCCAGCAGGGCGGCCTGCTGCCCAAGTGGTCGCAGCAGACCAACGAGGACTTCGTGATGACCGGCGACCCCGGCCCGATCATCGTCAGCAGCCTCTACGCCTTCGGCACCCGCGGCTTCGACACCGCCGCCGCCCTGTCGCTGATGGAAAAGGCGTCCAACGGCGGTACGACGCAGGGCTCCCCGATCCGCGGCAACCAGTCCTCGTACACCGCTCTGCACTACCTCAGCGGCGCCCCCTCGGACTCGCTGGAGTACTCGGCCTCCGACTTCGCGGTGGCGCAGTTCGCCAAGGCGCTCGGCGACACCGCCGGTTACAGTACGCACATGACGCGCGCCCAGTGGTGGCGCAACACCTACGGCGCCGAGTCCGGCTACGTCCAACCGCGCAACTCCGACGGCAGCTGGGTCTGGCCGCTGGACCCGGCCGGCCAGAGCAACTTCACCGAGGGCAACGCCGCCCAGTACACCTGGATGGTGCCCTACGACTACGCCGACCTGATCAACGACATGGGCGGCCGGCACACCGCGGTCCAGCGGCTGGACCACCACTTCACCCAGGTCAACGCCGGCCAGACGCTGCCGTACTACTACATCGGCAACGAGCCCGAGCACGGCGTGCCGTGGGCCTACGACTTCGCCCGCAACCCGGCCGGCGCCTCCGACGCGGTCCGCAAGGTGATGTCCGAGTCCTACACCACCGGGGCCGGCGGCCTGCCCGGCAACGACGACCTGGGCGCGACCTCCGCCTGGTACGTGTGGGCGGCCCTCGGCCTGTACCCGGTGACTCCCGGCGCGGACACCCTCGCGGTCAGCGGCCCGCAGTTCCCCTCGGTGCTGCTCCAGCGGCCCGGCGGGAACATCACGGTCAACGCGGCGGGCAGCGGCACCTACGTCCAGGGCCTCACCGTCAACGGCACGGCCACCAGCCACAGTTACCTGCGCTACCCGGACGTGGCGGCCGGCGCCACGCTCGACTTCACCATGGGCGCCACCCCCGGCACCGCCTGGGGCACCGGCGCCTCCGACGTGCCGCCCTCCTTCCAGGACGGCGCCACCGCCGTGCCGGCCGCCCCCGAGCCGGGGACCGACCTCGCCCAGGGCCGGCCGGTGACCGGATCGGCGAGCTGCGCCACCGCCGAGTCCGCGGACAAGGCGGTGGACGGGTCGCTGAGGAACAACAGCAAGTGGTGCTCCAAGACGGCGAACGCCACCCTCCAGGTCGACCTGGGCTCGGCGCAGACCGTCTCGTCCTTCGTCGTCGAGCACGCGGGCCTCGGCGGCGAGAACACCGGCTGGAACACCGGTGCCTTCCAGATCCAGACCAGCACCGACGCCGCCACCTGGACGACCGCGGCGACGGTCGCCGGGTCGCGCTCCAGCCGCACGTACAACACGGCGTCCCCGCGGCAGGCCCGCTACGTCCGGCTGGTGGTCTCGCAGCCGGCCAACGCCGCGGGCACCGGCTCCGACGCCGCCCGGATCTACGAACTGGAGGTCTACGGCGGCGGCCAGAGCGATCTGGCGCTCGGCCGGGCCGCCACCGGCTCCGACCCGTGCGGCAGCACCGAGACCGCGGACAAGGCGGTCAACGGCAGCTACTCCGGCGGCACCGGCGACAAGTGGTGCTCCAAGGCGGCGGGCACCAAGACGCTGACCGTCGACCTCGGCGCCTCGCACACCCTGTCGTCGCTGACCGTCCGGCACTCCGGCGCCGGCGGCGAGGACCCGGCGTGGGACACCAGGGACTTCGACCTGGCGGTGTCCCCCGACGGCACCGCCTGGACCACGGTCGCCCAGGTCCGCGGCAACACCGCCGACAGCACCACCAGCCAGGTGGGCGCGAACGCCCGCTGGGTGCGGCTGTCGGTGATCACACCGACGCAGAACGGCGATCCGGCGGCGCGGATCTACGAGTTGGAGGTCTACGGAAGCTGA
- the glgC gene encoding glucose-1-phosphate adenylyltransferase, with protein MRGGPSVLGIVLAGGAGKRLMPLTADRAKPAVTFGGTYRLVDFVLSNLVNGDILRICVLTQYKSHSLDRHVTTTWRMSSLLGNYVTPVPAQQRLGPRWYLGSADAILQSLNLIHDEQPDYVAVFGADHVYRMDPRQMLAQHIEHGAGVTVAGIKVPKADAAAFGVITPASDGVAVERFLEKPADPPGLPDDPGRVFASMGNYLFTTKTLLDALHEDAEDPQSVHDMGGSILPRLTAKGVAQVYDFDTNHVPGETSRDHGYWRDVGTLDAYYEAHMDLISDQPAFSLYNRRWPIYTHQNSMPPAKIAAGGIVGESVVSPGCVIRGQVTRSVLSPGVVIDVGAVVQGSVLHDNVRVGRGAIVRGAVLDKNVDVPPGATIGVNPDRDGQLYTVSPGGVIALGKGQRVQ; from the coding sequence ATGCGTGGTGGACCTTCGGTGCTGGGCATAGTGCTGGCCGGTGGTGCGGGAAAGCGGCTGATGCCGCTCACCGCCGACCGGGCCAAGCCGGCGGTGACGTTCGGCGGCACCTACCGGCTCGTGGACTTCGTGCTGTCCAACCTCGTCAACGGCGACATCCTGCGGATCTGCGTACTGACCCAGTACAAGTCGCACTCCCTGGACCGGCACGTGACGACCACCTGGCGGATGTCGAGTCTGCTGGGCAACTACGTCACCCCGGTGCCGGCCCAGCAGCGGCTCGGCCCGCGCTGGTACCTCGGCAGCGCCGACGCGATTTTGCAGTCGCTCAACCTCATCCACGACGAACAGCCCGACTACGTCGCGGTGTTCGGCGCCGACCACGTCTACCGGATGGACCCCCGGCAGATGCTCGCCCAGCACATCGAGCACGGCGCGGGCGTCACGGTGGCCGGCATCAAGGTGCCCAAGGCGGACGCCGCCGCGTTCGGCGTCATCACCCCGGCCAGCGACGGCGTCGCGGTGGAGCGCTTCCTGGAAAAGCCCGCCGACCCGCCGGGGCTGCCCGACGACCCCGGGCGTGTCTTCGCCTCCATGGGCAACTACCTGTTCACCACCAAGACGCTGCTGGACGCGCTGCACGAGGACGCCGAGGACCCGCAGTCCGTGCACGACATGGGCGGCAGCATCCTGCCCCGGCTCACCGCCAAGGGTGTCGCGCAGGTCTACGACTTCGACACCAACCACGTACCGGGGGAGACCAGCCGCGACCACGGCTACTGGCGGGACGTCGGCACCCTGGACGCCTACTACGAGGCGCACATGGACCTGATCTCCGACCAGCCCGCCTTCAGCCTGTACAACCGGCGCTGGCCGATCTACACCCACCAGAACAGCATGCCGCCGGCCAAGATCGCGGCCGGCGGCATCGTGGGGGAGTCGGTGGTCAGCCCCGGCTGCGTGATCCGCGGGCAGGTCACCCGCTCGGTGCTGTCACCCGGCGTGGTGATCGACGTCGGCGCGGTCGTCCAGGGCTCGGTGCTGCACGACAACGTACGGGTCGGGCGCGGCGCCATCGTCAGGGGCGCGGTGCTGGACAAGAACGTGGACGTGCCGCCGGGCGCCACCATCGGCGTCAACCCCGACCGCGACGGCCAGCTCTACACCGTCTCGCCGGGTGGCGTGATCGCCCTCGGCAAGGGGCAGCGGGTGCAGTGA
- the glgA gene encoding glycogen synthase: MKVGLLTREYPPDVYGGAGVHVEFLARELRALVDLEVHSWGKGADDAVIRHRAPSSLDGANDALRTFAVDLSIAAALEGRELLHSHTWYANLAGHIGKLLYGIPHILTAHSLEPLRPWKAEQLGGGYALSSWAERTAMESADGVVAVSDGMRRDILASYPALDPDRVHVIRNGIDTATYRPDPRTDVLDRIGIDPDRPYVLFVGRITRQKGVPHLLRAARRIDPAAQLVLCAGAPDTPALDREFRALFDELSAVRDGVHWIPAMLPRPAVVQLLTHAALFVCPSVYEPLGIVNLEAMACGTAVVASAVGGIPEVVDDGRTGLLVPYRESRPEEFETGLAEAIDRLVGDPATAARMGEAGRERAVTEFGWDTVARRTTELYQTVLKDG; the protein is encoded by the coding sequence GTGAAGGTGGGGCTGCTGACCCGGGAGTATCCGCCCGACGTGTACGGCGGAGCCGGGGTCCATGTGGAGTTCCTCGCCCGCGAGCTGCGCGCTCTGGTGGACCTCGAAGTGCACAGCTGGGGAAAGGGCGCCGATGACGCGGTGATCCGGCATCGCGCGCCCTCCTCCCTGGACGGTGCCAACGACGCGCTGCGCACCTTCGCCGTCGACCTGTCGATCGCCGCCGCCCTGGAGGGCCGCGAGCTGCTGCACTCCCATACCTGGTATGCCAACCTCGCCGGCCACATAGGCAAGCTGCTCTACGGCATCCCGCACATACTGACCGCGCACTCCCTGGAGCCGCTGCGCCCCTGGAAGGCCGAGCAGCTCGGCGGCGGCTACGCCCTGTCGAGCTGGGCCGAGCGCACCGCGATGGAGTCCGCGGACGGGGTGGTCGCCGTCTCCGACGGCATGCGCCGCGACATCCTGGCCAGCTACCCGGCGCTCGACCCCGACCGGGTCCACGTGATCCGCAACGGCATCGACACCGCCACCTACCGCCCCGACCCGCGCACCGACGTCTTGGACCGGATCGGTATCGACCCGGACCGCCCGTATGTGCTCTTCGTCGGCCGGATCACCCGGCAGAAGGGCGTACCGCACCTGCTGCGCGCCGCCCGCCGGATCGACCCGGCCGCCCAGCTGGTGCTGTGCGCCGGCGCCCCCGACACCCCGGCCCTGGACCGCGAGTTCCGCGCCCTGTTCGACGAACTGAGCGCCGTACGCGACGGGGTGCACTGGATCCCGGCGATGCTGCCCCGCCCGGCCGTCGTCCAGCTGCTCACCCACGCGGCGCTGTTCGTCTGCCCTTCGGTGTACGAGCCGCTCGGCATCGTCAACCTGGAGGCGATGGCCTGCGGGACCGCCGTGGTCGCCTCCGCGGTCGGCGGCATCCCTGAGGTGGTGGACGACGGCCGGACCGGGCTGCTGGTGCCCTACCGGGAGAGCCGTCCCGAGGAGTTCGAGACCGGGCTGGCCGAGGCGATCGACCGGCTGGTCGGCGACCCGGCGACGGCCGCCCGGATGGGTGAGGCCGGCCGGGAGCGCGCGGTGACCGAGTTCGGCTGGGACACCGTCGCCCGGCGCACCACAGAGCTCTACCAGACGGTGCTGAAGGACGGCTGA
- a CDS encoding fascin domain-containing protein, which yields MAWPDVRDYARTYHTGYASLGNGQPADLFSSYDQQTVDTRFLWLQQNGAGGVQGVYIPMFDEFNEFNEGNQIAKTAESLAWVPTNSGFSALDEDGTACSSDYYLRLAGDGGRMLKGQIALTATRPTPPVTTTTTIGGDTTPPGGTVVSLRARADNLYVTAENAGDQPLIANRAAIGAWEQFDLVTS from the coding sequence GTGGCGTGGCCGGACGTGCGGGACTACGCGCGGACGTATCACACGGGGTACGCGAGTCTGGGGAACGGGCAGCCGGCGGACCTGTTCTCGTCGTACGACCAGCAGACGGTGGACACGCGTTTCCTGTGGTTGCAGCAGAATGGTGCGGGCGGGGTGCAGGGCGTTTATATCCCGATGTTCGACGAGTTCAACGAGTTCAACGAGGGGAACCAGATCGCGAAGACGGCGGAGTCGTTGGCGTGGGTGCCGACGAATTCGGGGTTTTCGGCGTTGGACGAGGACGGTACGGCGTGCTCCTCGGACTACTACCTGCGGCTGGCCGGTGACGGCGGGCGGATGCTCAAGGGCCAGATCGCGCTGACCGCCACCCGTCCCACCCCACCCGTCACCACCACCACCACCATCGGCGGCGACACCACGCCCCCCGGCGGCACCGTGGTCAGCCTGCGGGCCCGCGCCGACAACCTGTACGTGACCGCGGAGAACGCCGGGGACCAGCCGCTGATCGCCAACCGGGCCGCCATCGGCGCCTGGGAACAGTTCGACCTGGTCACCTCGTAA
- a CDS encoding GNAT family N-acetyltransferase has protein sequence MTTTPHATAPVPLRTGQRLALTLAREEMMQDYHRWETDPATIVGFGARWPVSWEVFRARFRGVHTSSHYQLFEVITTAGATPVGTTSLNVDQSVNSAEFTLVIAPEHRGLGYAAEATALTLDWAFTIASLNAVWLQVLAPHTLAVNAYLKAGFRTAGRLRDAALWHGKRVDKLLLDCLPDDLAAERR, from the coding sequence GTGACGACCACCCCCCACGCCACCGCCCCCGTTCCACTGCGGACCGGACAGCGGCTGGCTCTGACCCTGGCAAGAGAAGAGATGATGCAGGACTACCACCGATGGGAGACCGACCCGGCGACCATCGTCGGTTTCGGTGCCCGCTGGCCGGTGTCCTGGGAGGTGTTCCGGGCCCGCTTCCGCGGCGTCCACACCTCCTCCCACTACCAGCTCTTCGAAGTGATCACGACGGCGGGCGCGACTCCGGTCGGCACCACCTCCCTCAACGTGGACCAGTCGGTCAACAGCGCCGAGTTCACCTTGGTGATCGCTCCGGAGCACCGCGGCCTGGGTTACGCGGCCGAGGCCACCGCACTCACTCTCGACTGGGCGTTCACCATCGCGTCACTGAACGCGGTGTGGCTGCAGGTGCTGGCTCCGCACACCCTTGCCGTGAACGCCTATCTCAAGGCCGGCTTCCGTACCGCGGGACGGTTGCGGGATGCCGCGCTGTGGCATGGCAAGCGCGTCGACAAGCTCCTGCTGGACTGCCTGCCCGACGACCTGGCAGCAGAGAGGAGGTGA
- a CDS encoding RNA polymerase sigma factor SigF — protein sequence MTAMVQQSEDTDATATGERQSGASQDATGGLPWIDDATSVAPQDARVLSKLFFDRLQELEEGTHAYSYARSTLIEMNLALVHFAAGRYRNRPATDHEEIVQVGTIGLIKAIDRFDLSRETEFTTFAIPYIVGEMKRFFRDTSWAVHVPRRLQELRVELSKAREQLSLLLDRDPTVAELAAHLDLSEGDVIEGLVASNGYTAGSLDTPYSDADSGSDGEGRTLADTFGACDPALELVEDFNSLAPLLSQLPARDRLLLQMRFGEEMTQAQIGEELGYSQMHVSRLLGRTLNKLRAGLLAQS from the coding sequence GTGACCGCAATGGTTCAGCAGTCGGAAGACACGGACGCCACGGCGACGGGCGAGCGGCAGTCGGGTGCGTCACAGGACGCGACCGGTGGGCTGCCGTGGATCGACGACGCGACGAGCGTGGCGCCCCAGGACGCCCGGGTGTTGTCGAAGCTCTTCTTCGACCGCCTCCAGGAGCTGGAGGAGGGCACCCACGCCTACAGTTACGCGCGCAGCACCCTGATCGAGATGAATCTGGCGCTGGTGCACTTCGCGGCGGGCCGCTACCGCAACCGCCCCGCCACCGACCACGAGGAGATCGTCCAGGTCGGCACGATCGGTCTGATCAAGGCGATCGACCGGTTCGACCTGTCCCGTGAGACGGAGTTCACCACTTTCGCCATCCCCTACATCGTCGGCGAGATGAAGCGGTTCTTCCGCGACACCTCCTGGGCGGTGCACGTGCCGCGGCGGCTGCAGGAGCTGCGGGTCGAGCTGAGCAAGGCCAGGGAGCAGCTGTCGCTGCTGCTGGACCGCGACCCGACCGTCGCCGAGCTGGCCGCGCACCTCGACCTGAGCGAGGGCGACGTGATCGAGGGCCTGGTGGCGTCCAACGGCTACACCGCGGGCTCGCTGGACACCCCCTACAGCGACGCGGACAGCGGTTCCGACGGTGAGGGCCGCACCCTGGCCGACACCTTCGGGGCGTGCGACCCGGCGCTGGAGCTGGTGGAGGACTTCAACAGCCTGGCCCCGCTGCTCTCGCAGCTGCCGGCGCGCGACCGCCTGCTGCTGCAGATGCGGTTCGGCGAGGAGATGACGCAGGCGCAGATCGGCGAGGAGCTGGGCTACTCGCAGATGCACGTGTCGCGGCTGCTCGGCAGGACGCTCAACAAGCTGCGGGCGGGACTGCTCGCCCAGTCCTGA